TTTATCGGAGGTGCTTTCGAACTTCATTTTGAGTTggatgctttttatgtttttttcttctttgcatAGTTGATAATAATGATCTGTGTACATATTTGTATGTAACAGGTGTTTCATATTCTACTGACGAGCAAAGTTTGAGGGAAGCTTTTTCAAAATATGGTGAAGTTGTTGATGGTAAGTAGTCAGATTCtctgtcttttctttttttttacttttgttgtatTTAACAAGTTGTTTGCTGGGGGGAGTCAATGAAATTCTGTTGacatattttatgttaattaattttctattcaGTGATAGTTTCTCTTGAATGTCACGCTCTTTGTAGCTAGGATAATTATGGATCGTGAAACTGGTAGATCCAGAGGATTTGGCTTTATTACATACACTTCGGTTGAGGAGGCATCAAGTGCCATTCAGGCCTTGGATGGTCAGGTAACAGACTATTTGTTCCTAGTGTTATAATCTTGCTGCGAGTAGCATTGGTTGTAATGGTTGCTGCAAAATGATCATGTGCTGAAGCAAACCCACCCAATCTGTGGCAGTATGCATGTTGTGCGTGCTATGCTAATTTTGTTTACCTAGCATTGTTTTGTACTTGGCAAGCTTTTAAATTGTTCTCATGGTGGACATGATGTGGCCTAATAATGCAGTTCTCAGTTGGGGATGATGAAGTTGTGATGGCCATATCAGGTTATGCGGACCCATATTTAAAtcctttgttttaaaatatgcaGTTGTTTTAAGTAAAATACATGTCAATATGGGCCTTATTTTAGCATACATACATCTCTTCTTACTAATGCTCATAGTTGTCAATAGCACACCAAATAACAGCGCTATGACAGAATTGAGAAGCTCTGCTTCACAGTTTGTAGTAGTGGCAGTTGTGATTGTGATGGCAGACATAATTACAGAAAAGTGTGGCTGGAGGGGGGCACTATTGGAGCGGGTCACAAAGAAAACCTATTTTGACCATGAAACAGTGTTGTTTAGGGCTGTTGAGGATCAATTTGGGATTTGTCCCCTCCTTTATTGAATCAGAACCGAAAATCCTTCTTTCTCCGTCAGTTGCAGGCACTCTTTTATGAAGTGGCACCCATTGTTCTCCTTTCTGACAAACACCCACCCTTTACTGGCAACATTTCCAGCATTTTTCTGGCCAACTGTTACAGTTCTTGTCTTTTTGGCCATCCCTGACCTCTGCTGATTCTGTGCCTCTCCATTTTTCTTGGTCTTCCCTGACCTTTGTGACAATTTTCTAGAAAACCTGCCACTGTTTCCAGTCAAATGTAACCCTTGCTTCCTTGCTCTATTTTGTCCCTGTGTTCTGATTTTTAATCGATATAAAACAGGCCCTTAATCATACTGTTTTGTTCTCTCTAAGTTTTAccctttaatttctttattgtaATTGGTTAGAATAGTGACCATCCTGCCACCTGCTATAGCAATTTTTGGGATTGGCTGCTCTGTACTGTAATTTGGGATTGACacctatgtaattttttattctatgttcaCTGTCTGTGTGGGTCCTGACAAAAGTAATAGGAATATATTTGTCActtattattttcaaacaaGATATTTGGTTAATTATTAGAAAGCCCATTAAAAGAGAGAACCATTATCCTGGCTGTTATCAGTCTTCCTTTTGCTTGATAGGCCCTTACAATATTGGGTATCCAGTTAAGTGCGATGCATTTATTACATGTCTATCTTATTATGGTAATTTTCAGTAACTTTTCTGTGATGTATGCGAATGTAATCCTTTCCTGGTGATGTTTATCATCTTGTAGTTTGTATTTTTTGATCCTTCATTAACCTTTTTGTTATCTAATTTTGCAAATTTTATGACTAGCAACAAGATATCATTTGTTACCTTGTGCTTCATTGTTCCTGTGTAACATTTTCAGGACCTACATGGTCGCCCGATTAGGGTGAATTATGCTAATGAAAGACCTCGTGGATATGGTGGCGGTGGCTTTGGTTCATACGGTGCTGTAGGTGGCGGTGGCTATGAAGGTGGTAGCAGCTATCGTGGTGGTTATGGTGGTGACAACTATAGTCGAAATGATGGGAGTGGTTATGGATATGGTGGAGGCAGGTATGGATCAGGCGGCAATTATGGGGACAGTGGCTCTGGCAATAACTATTCAGGAGGCTATGCTGGTAATGCCGGTGGTGTAGGCAATCATGAAAGCTCTACTGGTTTTGCCAGTAATGGATATGATGGAAGTGTTGTGGATGGTGGTGTTGGTGCAGGTAGTGGCACTAGCTTTGCTGATGGCTATGATGGAAGTGCGGGGTCTGAATTTGGCAGCAGTGGCCAATTAGATAGCAAAGCAAGCAGCAAAGGAG
This genomic interval from Glycine max cultivar Williams 82 chromosome 5, Glycine_max_v4.0, whole genome shotgun sequence contains the following:
- the LOC100782808 gene encoding glycine-rich RNA-binding protein blt801, encoding MAFFGRIGNLLRQTASRQVSSELRSSPSFFQAIRSMSSAPSTKLFIGGVSYSTDEQSLREAFSKYGEVVDARIIMDRETGRSRGFGFITYTSVEEASSAIQALDGQDLHGRPIRVNYANERPRGYGGGGFGSYGAVGGGGYEGGSSYRGGYGGDNYSRNDGSGYGYGGGRYGSGGNYGDSGSGNNYSGGYAGNAGGVGNHESSTGFASNGYDGSVVDGGVGAGSGTSFADGYDGSAGSEFGSSGQLDSKASSKGDEDFGDYRDDNDADDFAKRA